From Gavia stellata isolate bGavSte3 chromosome 39, bGavSte3.hap2, whole genome shotgun sequence, a single genomic window includes:
- the LOC104259135 gene encoding E3 ubiquitin-protein ligase TRIM7 isoform X2, producing MAAVFLPGNLQDEATCSVCLEFFKDPVSIECGHNFCRACIIKSWKDLEMDFPCPQCREVFQQKSFRPNRQLANMSEIISQFTLRGAKGAEEDGLCMKHREALKLYCKDDRRTICVVCDRSREHRPHAVVPVDEASEEYKEKIQGRLDFLKKERQELLEFKVNDDKKTQELLKTIENERQKLLLEFERLRQFLHDQEHILLGQLEKMEKNIAKRQNENITDLSKEITLLNKLITELEEKIQQPMLEFLKDVMNIISRSDDVKCQKPVPVCTDMKMHICNFSLKTVVLEKVLKKFRENLRDELGRGEKEDLTLDPDSANHLLILSADLKSVRMGCRKQELPDNPKRFDTNSRVLATTGFKSGRHYWEVEVGASDGWAFGVAKESVRRKGLTQFSPEEGIWAVQQNGGRYWAVTSPQRTPLCLSQKLNKVRVYLDYEGEEVSFYNADNMQHIFTFNVAFQEKVFPLFSVCSTVTYIKLCP from the exons ATGGCGGCAGTGTTTCTGCCCGGCAATCTCCAGGATGAAGCCACTTGCTCCGTCTGCCTGGAGTTCTTCAAAGACCCCGTGTCCATCGAGTGCGGGCACAACTTCTGCCGGGCGTGCATCATCAAGAGTTGGAAGGACCTAGAGATGGACTTCCCCTGTCCGCAGTGCCGAGAGGTCTTCCAACAGAAGAGCTTCAGACCCAATCGGCAGCTGGCAAACATGTCTGAGATCATCAGCCAGTTCACCCTCCGCGGGGCCAAGGGTGCCGAGGAGGATGGGCTCTGCATGAAGCACAGGGAAGCCCTCAAACTCTACTGCAAGGACGACCGGAGAACCATCTGCGTGGTGTGCGACAGGTCCCGGGAGCACCGGCCGCACGCCGTGGTACCCGTCGATGAGGCATCCGAGGAGTACAAG GAGAAAATCCAGGGCCGCTTGGATTTCCTGAAAAAGGAGAGGCAAGAGCTGCTGGAGTTTAAAGTGAACGACGATAAGAAAACCCAGGAGCTCTTG AAAACCATCGAGAACGAGCGGCAGAAGCTGCTCTTGGAGTTCGAGAGGCTGCGGCAGTTCCTGCATGACCAGGAGCACATCCTCCtggggcagctggagaagatggagaagaacaTCGCTAAGAGGCAGAACGAGAACATCACCGACCTCTCCAAGGAGATCACGCTCCTCAACAAGCTCAtcacagagctggaggagaaaatCCAGCAGCCCATGCTTGAGTTCCTCAAG gATGTAATGAACATCATAAGCAG aagtgACGACGTGAAGTGCCAGAAGCCTGTGCCGGTATGCACGGATATGAAAATGCACATCTGCAATTTCTCCCTCAAGACCGTTGTCCTTGAAAAAGTcttaaagaaattcagag aaaaccTGCGAGATGAACTGGGAAGAGGTGAAAaag AGGACCTGACCCTGGACCCCGACTCAGCAAACCACCTCCTCATCCTCTCTGCAGACCTCAAGAGCGTCAGGATGGGCTGTAGGAAACAGGAACTGCCTGACAACCCCAAGAGATTCGACACGAACTCGCGGGTGCTGGCTACCACTGGCTTCAAGTCGGGAAGACATTACTGGGAAGTGGAGGTGGGGGCCTCGGACGGTTGGGCCTTCGGGGTGGCCAAGGAGTCCGTCAGGAGGAAAGGTCTGACGCAGTTTTCCCCCGAAGAAGGGATCTGGGCAGTTCAGCAAAATGGAGGTCGCTACTGGGCGGTCACCTCGCCCCAACGCACCCCGCTGTGCCTCAGCCAGAAACTCAATAAGGTCCGGGTGTACCTGGATTACGAAGGGGAAGAAGTGTCCTTCTACAACGCTGACAACATGCAGCACATCTTCACCTTCAACGTCGCCTTCCAGGAGAAGGTGTTCCCTCTCTTTTCGGTCTGTTCCACCGTTACCTACATCAAACTGTGCCCCTGA
- the LOC104259135 gene encoding E3 ubiquitin-protein ligase TRIM7 isoform X1, with the protein MSEASRARAGFLHQSVAERLPRAASRWDPPVTRFAPHLPPASTLPVQKVGRFGRMPLSYASAPRREAMAAVFLPGNLQDEATCSVCLEFFKDPVSIECGHNFCRACIIKSWKDLEMDFPCPQCREVFQQKSFRPNRQLANMSEIISQFTLRGAKGAEEDGLCMKHREALKLYCKDDRRTICVVCDRSREHRPHAVVPVDEASEEYKEKIQGRLDFLKKERQELLEFKVNDDKKTQELLKTIENERQKLLLEFERLRQFLHDQEHILLGQLEKMEKNIAKRQNENITDLSKEITLLNKLITELEEKIQQPMLEFLKDVMNIISRSDDVKCQKPVPVCTDMKMHICNFSLKTVVLEKVLKKFRENLRDELGRGEKEDLTLDPDSANHLLILSADLKSVRMGCRKQELPDNPKRFDTNSRVLATTGFKSGRHYWEVEVGASDGWAFGVAKESVRRKGLTQFSPEEGIWAVQQNGGRYWAVTSPQRTPLCLSQKLNKVRVYLDYEGEEVSFYNADNMQHIFTFNVAFQEKVFPLFSVCSTVTYIKLCP; encoded by the exons ATGTCGGAGGCATCCAGGGCTCGGGCTGGTTTCCTTCATCAGAGCGTGGCGGAGCGACTGCCGCGGGCTGCATCCCGCTGGGACCCCCCGGTCACCAGGTTCgccccccacctgccccccGCGAGCACCCTCCCTGTGCAAAAGGTCGGGCGATTCGGGAGGATGCCCCTTTCCTACGCCTCTGCTCCGAG GAGAGAGGCCATGGCGGCAGTGTTTCTGCCCGGCAATCTCCAGGATGAAGCCACTTGCTCCGTCTGCCTGGAGTTCTTCAAAGACCCCGTGTCCATCGAGTGCGGGCACAACTTCTGCCGGGCGTGCATCATCAAGAGTTGGAAGGACCTAGAGATGGACTTCCCCTGTCCGCAGTGCCGAGAGGTCTTCCAACAGAAGAGCTTCAGACCCAATCGGCAGCTGGCAAACATGTCTGAGATCATCAGCCAGTTCACCCTCCGCGGGGCCAAGGGTGCCGAGGAGGATGGGCTCTGCATGAAGCACAGGGAAGCCCTCAAACTCTACTGCAAGGACGACCGGAGAACCATCTGCGTGGTGTGCGACAGGTCCCGGGAGCACCGGCCGCACGCCGTGGTACCCGTCGATGAGGCATCCGAGGAGTACAAG GAGAAAATCCAGGGCCGCTTGGATTTCCTGAAAAAGGAGAGGCAAGAGCTGCTGGAGTTTAAAGTGAACGACGATAAGAAAACCCAGGAGCTCTTG AAAACCATCGAGAACGAGCGGCAGAAGCTGCTCTTGGAGTTCGAGAGGCTGCGGCAGTTCCTGCATGACCAGGAGCACATCCTCCtggggcagctggagaagatggagaagaacaTCGCTAAGAGGCAGAACGAGAACATCACCGACCTCTCCAAGGAGATCACGCTCCTCAACAAGCTCAtcacagagctggaggagaaaatCCAGCAGCCCATGCTTGAGTTCCTCAAG gATGTAATGAACATCATAAGCAG aagtgACGACGTGAAGTGCCAGAAGCCTGTGCCGGTATGCACGGATATGAAAATGCACATCTGCAATTTCTCCCTCAAGACCGTTGTCCTTGAAAAAGTcttaaagaaattcagag aaaaccTGCGAGATGAACTGGGAAGAGGTGAAAaag AGGACCTGACCCTGGACCCCGACTCAGCAAACCACCTCCTCATCCTCTCTGCAGACCTCAAGAGCGTCAGGATGGGCTGTAGGAAACAGGAACTGCCTGACAACCCCAAGAGATTCGACACGAACTCGCGGGTGCTGGCTACCACTGGCTTCAAGTCGGGAAGACATTACTGGGAAGTGGAGGTGGGGGCCTCGGACGGTTGGGCCTTCGGGGTGGCCAAGGAGTCCGTCAGGAGGAAAGGTCTGACGCAGTTTTCCCCCGAAGAAGGGATCTGGGCAGTTCAGCAAAATGGAGGTCGCTACTGGGCGGTCACCTCGCCCCAACGCACCCCGCTGTGCCTCAGCCAGAAACTCAATAAGGTCCGGGTGTACCTGGATTACGAAGGGGAAGAAGTGTCCTTCTACAACGCTGACAACATGCAGCACATCTTCACCTTCAACGTCGCCTTCCAGGAGAAGGTGTTCCCTCTCTTTTCGGTCTGTTCCACCGTTACCTACATCAAACTGTGCCCCTGA